AGTTGCTGCCTGTTACATTAATATAACCTCTTGGCATTTAAACACTATACTCATAGTGATTTAAAGTGCGTGGTTTACAATTGTTAGCTTCTAATGCTacttctttcatcattttcagaAAAACTACTGTTAATATAAATGAGCatacttgttttttttctcaACATGATAATTGTATGTTCAAAGTGTAGTTTTTTGATCCTACTTGTCattctaaatttatatttctacaagatttgtatcatttttagtaAATTCTAATCCTATATAATGATGCAGATGTTATCAATAACCTAAATTCAATCTGATCTTAGTATACTAAGTACTCAATTCTAACTATATTACTATGAGCTATGCATAATTAGCTAAATTTATATGAATAATAAGATCTTATGAAGTTATAAATGTATACCTATATAGTTTCTTGCCATTCTTGACTTCCATAATAGTGAGCATCAatgttttcttctgttccttCTTCTTCTGGGCCTTCATGATGATCATCATGATCTTCACTATCACCATCATCTTCAAATCTCCTGAAAACTTGGGTCTTCAGTTGTATCGTTTGACCGTTAGTGCTTTGTTGTTCACCATAATAAATAGTGTGTATATGAGGGAAGCAGAGGAAAATGTATGAGCTTATTGGTGCTTTCAGCCTATTTTGATCTACGCGAATGTATGTTAAATGGTGGTAATGTAGTGGATCAACTGATGGACACATCACTGTGACATTGacatctgaaaaatacaaattaaaaattaatcctTCTGTATTATATCCATAATACTATAatggattttattaaaatatttattaggtttaattattttatagtaatcaaataataaaatgaacaaaatgaaactataaatgaattttatattatcAAAATAAATGATGGCTTCATTGGCTATtaagtaattatttaattattaaataaattatttaagtaaTAAAGTCTTAGCAGAAACaatctcagaggaaaaaaatgaaaatcatgtatAGTTCTACTATTCAAGATCTCATATTTCTTTGTATACTCTatagtatttcatatttttttcatatactttgtAGTACACATTCTCAAAGTTCAAAGTGATAACATTTAATAGAAAAGACTATAAACCTTGAAGTACAAATTTCTCTGGGGACCATTTTCTGCCATTTCCCTAGCCAGCTTCAAAGCAACCATTTGTAATTTGTAGCACCATGTAAAGCATGGGTTTTTAAAGATCTGttctttaaaagaacaaaataagattttttatatctttaaaagacaataatggacttccctggtggtgcagtggttaagaagctgcctgccagtgctgggaacacaggttcgatccctggtctgggaagattccacgtgtagtggggcaactaagcccctgcaccacaactgctgaacccaCACTctaaagcctgtgtgctacaactcgAGAGTAGCTCCCGtttgcagcagcaaagacccggtacagccataaataaatagataaataaaataggtaaccaacaaggacctactgtctagAACAGGGAACATTGCTCAATATTTGGTAgtaacctaaatgagaaaagaattgaaaaaaatagatatttgtatatgtataactgaattcctttgctatacacctgaccctaacacaacattgttattcaactatgctccaatataaaataaaaattataaataaatagtaaaacacagacatacacaaaatgaaattttacatactttcaatttcattattttctaggTATAGGTGTTCTAAATTCCTTGGAATATAGAATGCTTGCTTCAGTTTGTTGTGTCCAACATTGAGCTCTATAAGGttggaaagattaaaaatattatatgggATGTCTTGTAGTTTGTTGTGTGATATTCTTAGAGCGTGAAGTTTCGGAAGTTTGTTGAAGTAATTTTCTGGTATAGAAGatattgaattattttctaaagaCAGATACATAAGTGAAGAAGGCAAACCAGGAGGCATTGATTCTAATCTATTATTACATAGGTTGAGCTgcattaatttttccattttggcAAGTACCTTTTCTTGTAACATAGAATCATCAATTTTATTAAAACAGAGATCAAGCATGGTCAAGTTTACAAGCCCATTCACAGCATTTATCTGCAGTCTGGAGATTTCATTGTAACCTAGAAAAATCCTTTCCAAAGACTTAGGGAGAGGAAATGGAAAGTCTTCTAAATTGTTATGCTGTAGGTGAAGCTGTAGTAGATTTGGCAATTTAGCAAACACACCATGATCAATCTTTTGAGATTTGATTTTGTTGTGGCTGAGGTTGATTTCTTTAAGATGAGTGGCGTTGATAAATGAATCTGCAGTCACAGCCTCAATTTCATTGAACTGAAGATAGACTTGCTGAATGTGTGCTGGAATATTTGGGATAGTCTTTAATTTGCGATTATCACAGTACATTGATGATGGAAAGTTAGGTGGACAGAAGCATTCACTGGCACAACCTAAAGTATGCTGATGGAATGGAGCTTCATAGtttatattttgttgaaattGGAATTCTGTTTGGTAGACATCATCTGGTTCTTGGTCATAATCTTCATCCCATTGATAACTTTCATATTGACAATATACTTGGActccaagaaagaagaaaaggacacaTACTGAACTTGAAAAGCCCATGTTCCTTTTTTGTCCTATTACAAGGCAAAAGGAAATATATAGTGGAAAAAGTGAGTGAAAAATGTAATAACTCTTATATAAATTGACAGTTATCTAAAATGCACAATATTTATGTCTGatttgaaatatgtaaaagaatgtcCAGAATTAATGGCTGCTGCTCAgaacaaaattaatatttaaggtgatattttttaaaaagcctcataCTGCATTGAACCAGACTAAGTAATCATCTTTTTAGAGGATCTCGATTTGTCTGGCTTACTAGACTGTGAATTCACAATGATAGCATGACATCTTTCTACCCCAAAACTGAGTGCTTTTTCCGTATGGATATTAGATGTTCTCACTATTTGGCCCCTTCAGTGATGTTCACTACCTATGAGAAGAGAGACCCTATGTTTTAGTTACTTAGGAGATTATTAATACTGACCAAAATTTGCCCACTGTAACTCCTGTTTGCTGatgttcttttctgttctttggaaaaacataGAACACTCCATTTTATGTGAAAGcttgagatattaaaaataagtatcatGTTTCCTCTTAGTGTTTTCTGTCCAAGTCTGACTATCACTTCAAATTTTCCCTGTGAAATAGTTTCCAGAATCCAATTATTTTGTCTCTGACTCTACTTGAATAACTGCATCAAATCCTAGATATACACAATATTTACATTCTATAAAGTTTTAGTTTCTAATTGGTTTTTCTATACATTTTTCCTAATTACCCTCCTAGCTTTTTTCtttccactaattttttttttagttaatttctaGATACACAGGTGTTAAAAACACACTCTCCTTATTTCCTAGGAGTTTAGGTCTAGTGGAGAATCGGACGTGCAATACAGTGAATAGGAGGGTATGTGTGGGGTAGGATTGTAAAGGAGGGAGTGCTCAGCTTGCGAAAGAGACAAATGACAACAGTCGTGCTGAAACTTGAAGTTGTAGTGAATGATAGGATATGTGAACTGGATGAGGAGTCTGAAAACCTTCATTTCAGTCCTATCACTTACGACAGTCGAATCACTTACATCTGCCTCTTgcctcatcagtaaaataagaACTATAATTACTTGCCTGCTTATCTCACTTGGTAGTTGTTATTGTCATAAATGCATATGAGGTATGCATGTTAAAGTACTTGGCAAATTAGAAAGTGATCCAGATGGAATAAGTATGTTATTtagggaaagttaaaaaaaatcatacctttTATTCTAAGGCCATTTTTCTCTACCCTTCTCATCCAGGATTTCATGAGAAGATTAATATTCTAATAGAATTAATACCCTACATCATTGTATGTAATGAAACAGCTTATCTCCTGTTCATCTAGAATAGTATTATTTTTCATCATtggataaatgaaaaaatagttaCTTAAATCATTTTCTCTGACAGAACCCTCCTTGAGAAAGGCTGCCCTAGATCCTAACAACTTAGTTTCttagtctgttttcttttcttgtcagaATCTGAATAGTACAGAATGTAAATATTCCTCTAGtctcccaggtgctgctagtaatgaagaacccgcctgccaatgcaggaga
This portion of the Bubalus bubalis isolate 160015118507 breed Murrah chromosome 3, NDDB_SH_1, whole genome shotgun sequence genome encodes:
- the OMD gene encoding osteomodulin, encoding MGFSSSVCVLFFFLGVQVYCQYESYQWDEDYDQEPDDVYQTEFQFQQNINYEAPFHQHTLGCASECFCPPNFPSSMYCDNRKLKTIPNIPAHIQQVYLQFNEIEAVTADSFINATHLKEINLSHNKIKSQKIDHGVFAKLPNLLQLHLQHNNLEDFPFPLPKSLERIFLGYNEISRLQINAVNGLVNLTMLDLCFNKIDDSMLQEKVLAKMEKLMQLNLCNNRLESMPPGLPSSLMYLSLENNSISSIPENYFNKLPKLHALRISHNKLQDIPYNIFNLSNLIELNVGHNKLKQAFYIPRNLEHLYLENNEIENVNVTVMCPSVDPLHYHHLTYIRVDQNRLKAPISSYIFLCFPHIHTIYYGEQQSTNGQTIQLKTQVFRRFEDDGDSEDHDDHHEGPEEEGTEENIDAHYYGSQEWQETI